DNA from Kitasatospora herbaricolor:
GACACTCTGCTGAACTGGGCCACCGAGGGATACATCCCCGACGGTGCCAACGGCACGGGCCTCGTCGCCTCGGTCGGGAACTTCACCAAGGGCCAGGGGCTGTTTTTCTTCGACGGCAGCTGGGACGCCCCGGTCATCGAAAAGGGCATGCCAGGCAACGCCGGGTTCGTCGCCTTCCCCGGATCCGACGGCAGCACCACCGGCATCGGCACCTCGTCCGCCTACGGGATCCCCGCCAAGGCCAAGAACCCTGACGTCGCGGCCGCGTTCCTGGACTTCATGAACACCGAGGAAGCCGCCCAGATCGAGCTGGACACGGGCTTCCTCCCCGTGGCGCACGCTGAGACCGTCAACAGGAGCAGCGTCGGTGTCATGAACGAGATCGTCACCGCCTGGGGGGAGGTCAGCAAGAACAACGGCCTGGTCAACTTCTTCGCCAACACCAGCGCCACCATGATCGACACGCTCACCTCCCAGAGCCAGAAGCTCATCGGCGGCAAAATCAACTCGCAGCAGTACCTGGACGCCCTGCAAAGCGACTGGGACAAGGCACATCAGTGACTCCCGCCCGCAGAAGTCACCGACCACCTCCTTGGCGACGGCACCACCCCGCACCCACGGGCCCCCGCCCCGGTCGAAATCGGCCGGAGAGGGTGCGGACGCCCATCCGCACCCTGCGCGTGGGACCGCATAGGCCCACCGACTGGCGTGCCTACCTCTACCTGGCACCCGCGCTAGCCTTCTTCACCGCCTTTGTCGCACTGCCCTGGCTCCAGACCGTGTGGCTGTCCTTCTTCACCTGGGACGGTATCGCCACCGGTACGTGGAACGGACTAGGGAACTACCACGACGTGATCTTCGACCCGGTGCTCGCCGCTTCGCTGCTGCACGCGTTCGGCTTCGTCGTCTTCTACTCCGTCCTGCCCATCAGCGTCGGCCTCCTCCTGGCCGGTGTCATGGGCACTCGACGCGGACACGGATATTCCCTGAGCCGGACCCTCTTCTTTCTTCCCCAGGTCGTGCCACTGGTCGCCGTCGGTGTGACCTGGCGCGGAATGTACGGAAGCACCGGCATCATCAACCAGATTCTGCGGGCGGTGGGCCTCGGCGGCCTCACCAGGGCCTGGCTCGGTGACTTTACCTGGGCCTACGTGGCCGTCGGGCTCGTCGGCACCTGGGCCATGTTCGGACTGTGCCTGGTCCTCTTCCACGCCGGCGTCCAGCGGATCGACACGAACCTCTACGAGGCCGCCCGCATCGACGGGGCCGGACCGGTCCGCGGCTTCCTCTCCGTCACCCTTCCCGGCCTGCGCCGGGAGATCGGCGTTGCCACAACCGTCACAGTCGTCGCGGCCCTCGCAAGCTTCGACGTCGTCTACGTCACCACTGGCGGCGGCCCCGGTGATTCCACCATCGTTCCCGGTGTGCTCATCTACAGGCTCGCCTTCAACGACGGACGGGTCGGGGCGGCCTGCGCGCTGGCCGTCGTGCTGAGCGCCATCATCTCCGCAGCGGTCCTCACCATCGGCCGACTCACCCGGTCCCACACATGAGCAGCTCAACTCCGGCGACGACAGCGCGAACCACTGTGCGGCGCACGTACCACCTTGCGGGCCCGGCCGTCATCGTGGTCTTCGCTGCCACGGTCGTCATCCCCTTCCTGGGAATCACCCTCGCCGCCCTCAATCCACCGGGCACCATCGTGTCGGGACTTCGTTGGCCAGCCGAACCCACGCTGGAGAGCTTCACCCAGGCATGGTCGAGCGCCGGCTTCGGCGACCTGCTGCGCAACAGTGCCCTCATCGCGCTCGGGGTCGTCCCAGCCGCCCTCCTCTGCTCCGTTCTCGCCGGATTCGCCTTCGCCACCATGCGGTTCGTGGGCCGGAATTTCCTCTTCGCCTTCCTTCTCCTCGGGCTTGCCCTGCCTTACGAAGCCGCAGTCGTCCCGCTCTACTACAACTTTCGCGCTGTCGGGGTCACCGACAGCCCCCTCGCGGTAGTCTTGGCCCTCATCGGTCTCTTCACCCCCTTCGGCACGTTCTGGATGCGCGAGCAGTTCCTCGCCCTACCGAGGGAGTTCGTCGAGGCCGCCGCCGTCGACGGCGCCAGCAGCTGGACCACACTCTGGCGGATCCTGCTTCCCTGCGTCCGGCCCGCCCTCGTCACCCTCGGACTGCTCTTCTTCCTGTGGTCCTGGAACCAGTTCTTGCTCGCCCTGATCCTCATCCAGAACCCGGCCCGACGAACGGCTCCCGTCGGGCTCGGATTCTTCGTCGGTGCCCACACCATCGACGTGCCCCTGCTCGCTGCCGCCACCCTCATTGTCATGGCGCCCGTTGTCTGCGTGTTTCTCTTCTTTCAGCGCCACGTCATCGCCGGCATTCTCGTCGGTGCCGTCAACGGCTGACCGAAGCCTCCCCGACCGCCCCCGAAGCCCACAGAACACAGCCGAGGACCTGCCACCCATGAGCACCGTACCTGACCCGACGAGCCCAACCAGGCTCCTGCGCCTCATGCTTATCGGCGCCGGCGCCAGGGGCAGCGCCTATGCCCGCTACGCCGCGTCGACCGGCCGCGCCGAGGTGGTGGCCGTGGCGGAACCCGATCCGCGTCGCGCGGCCGAGGCGCGCAAGGCACATCCGAACGCCGAGTTCGTCAGCGAATGGCAGCACCTGGCCGCGCGACCACCGCGGGCCGACGCGGTCATCATCGCGACTCCGGACCGCGACCACGCCGAGCCGGCCATACGGTTCGCGGAACTCGGCTACCACCTGCTGCTCGAGAAGCCGATGGCCACCACCGAGCGGGACGCCCGCGCCGTGATCGACGCCGTCCGCCGGGCCGGAGTCATGCTCTCGGTGTGCCACGTCCTGCGATACACCCCCTTTACCATCGGCGTGAAGGAGATCATCGACGCAGGAAGGCTCGGCGACATCGTCAGCGTCGAGCACCTGGAGCCGGTCGGCTGGTGGCATCAAGCCCACTCCTACGTGCGCGGCGACTGGCGCCGTGAGGACCTCTCCAGCCCGATGCTCCTCGCCAAGTCCTGCCACGACCTGGACTGGATCGGCTACATCATCGGTAAGCCCGCCCGCCGGGTGTCATCCTTCGGCGGGCTCATGCACTTCCGGCCTGAGAACCGTCCCGCCTCCGCTACCGAGAACTGCCTGACCTGTCCGGTCGAGCCCACCTGCCCGTACTCCGCCAAACGCCTCTACCTCGGCTGCCTCGGCGACCCGGAGCGGGAAATCTGGCCACTGGACGTCGTTACGGGTGCCCGCACAGTCGAAGGTGTAGAGGAGGCGCTGCGGGACGGGCCATACGGGCGTTGCGTCTACGCCTGCGACAACGACGTGGTCGACCATCAAGTGGTCAGCCTCCAGTACGAGGGCGGCGCGACGGCGTCGTTCACCATGACCGCGTTCACGCCGTTCACGCACCGCAGAACCCGCATCTTCGGCACGCACGGATGCTTGGAGGGCGATGGTGTAAAGGCCGTCCTCACCGACTTCGTCACCGGCAGTGAACAGACACTCGTCCTGGGCACCCCCGGAAGTGACGCGGGCAGCGGTGGGCACGACGGCGGCGACGAAGGCCTCATGGACGCCTTCCTCGACGCAATTGCCACCGGCGACCCCTCTCCCATCCTCTCCGACCTGGTCACCAGCCTGGAGAGCCACCGGATCGCGTGGGCGGCAGAGCGATCCCGACATACCGGGGCTGTCCAGCCCCTCGGGAACTGAGCTCCGGAGCGTTCACAGTGCATGACCCGACCCCCTCGGAACCGGATGTGCCGGTCATTCCGGCATCGGGCTCGAGCAAGACACATGGCTTCGCCGGCCAGCAGGTTGATGTGGTCCGTTTGCCATCGCCTGCGTGATGCTGGCGACGGCACTCGGACGGCACGAGGCGAAGGTTGTTCCGTTCCTCCGAGCCGCTGTGTCGCCGGTTGGTGGCCAACCGCCCGACCTACAGGGAGAGCACTGCTTTCTCCTCCTGTCGAAAGCTCGTCCTGGCGGTCGTCGCTTGACCCTTAACGCGAATAGATGTCTCGCTCCACCGCCTGGGGGTCCTGCCGTTCCTCCCAGCACAACCGCCCGGCCGTCACCCGATCGGTGGCCGCTCGGATGGCCCACCCCTGCGGTCGCCCGCCCGGGTTCCCTGCCGGGCGACCGCAGCGCCTCGCAACGATAGGCTCCGCCCTCTTGACAGGACGAAACCTAGAGCTCCATTGTATCGAACACTTCGTTACTAAGGGGAGGAATCCATGAAACGACACTTGCGGCCCTCGGTCGCCACGCTCCTGAGCAGTTGCCTCGCGGCGGCCTCGGTTCTGGCCGTGACCGGGCCCACGCACGCGGCCACACCAGCGTTCGACACGGCTCCGGCGGCCGCCAGCCTCACCCGCCTGCTGCAAACGAAGGCCCAGCAGATCACCTTGGTACCGGTGGCCAAGACTGCCGCCGGTGACTCCTTCTCGATCTCCGGCGCGAGCGGCGCGATCCGGATTGAGGGCACCTCGCCGGCAACCCTCCTCACCGGCGCCGGCTGGTACCTCAAGCACGTCGCCAAGGTCGACGTCGGCTGGCCCGGCGACAGCCTCGGCAAGCTTCCCGCCACCCTGCCGGCCGTGCCCGGCACTATCACCAACACCGCGGTCGTAGCACACCGTTACGCACTCAACGACACCGACGATGGGTACTCGGGCGCCTATCGCACCTTCGAGGACTACCAGCGGGAGATCGACCTCTTGGCGCTGCACGGCGTCAACGAGGTCTTCGTCCAGATGGGCGCCGAGTACCCGTACTACAAGGCGCTCCAGAACTTCGGCTACTCCGCGCAGGACCTGCAGAAGTGGATCCCACAGCCCGCCCACCAGGGCTGGTGGCTGCTGCAGAACATGTCCAACACGACGAACAACCCGGTCAGCGACAGTCTGATCAACGCCCGCGCGGCGGAGGGCCGGCAGATCGCCGACTACCTACGCTCCCTCCAGATGACCCCGGTCCTGCCCGGCTACTTCGGCACCGTCCCGACGGACTTCAAGACGAAGAACCCCAGCGCCACCGTCGTCCCGCAGGGCACCTGGCAGGCTTACCAGCGGCCTGCCTGGCTCGACCCCACGTCGCCCCTCTTCAGGCAGGTCGCCGCCTCCTACTACGCCGTCCAGAAGGACAAGTTCGGCGACAGCGCGATGTACAAGATGGACCCCATCCACGAGGCAGGGGCCAATACCACCGGCATGGACGTACCGGCGGTCGGTGTCGCCATCCAGAAGGCCCTGAACACCGCACACCCCGAGGCGACGTGGGCCATCCTCGGCTGGACGGACAACCCCAAGCCCGACATGATCAAGAACCTCGACAAGACCAGGATGCTCATCGTCGACGGCCTCTCCGACCGCTACAACAACCTCGACCGCGAAACCACCTGGGGCGGCATCCCCTACACCTTCGGCGCGATCGACAACTTCGGCGGACACACCACCATCGGCGCGGCCACCAGCACCTGGATCGAGCGCTTCGACACCTGGCTCCACAAGCCGAACAGCGCCCTGAAGGGCATCGCCTACCTCCCCGAGGGCACCGGCGGCAACCCCGCCTCCTTCGACCTGTTCACCGAACTCGCCTGGCAGCCGGCCAAGATCGACCAGAGCGCATGGTTCGCCGACTACGCCTCACGCCGCTACGGCGGTACCGACCCGCACGCCACCGCGGCCTGGGACCAGCTGCGCAAGGGTCCGTACAGCCTGGTGACCGGCTCGTCAGCGGAGCCGCAGGACAGCCTCTTCACCGCTCGACCCGGCCTCACGGTCAACAGGGCCGCTTCGTGGAGCCCCAGTGCCATGCGCTATAGCGCCGGTACCGTTCAGAAGGCCCTGACCGAACTCCTCCAGGTCGACAGCACCCTGCGCACGAGCGACGCCTACAAGTTCGACCTCGTGGACACCGCCCGCCAGGCGCTGACGAACCGCTCCCGCGTGCTGCTGCCGCAGATCAACACCGCCTACAACGCCAAGAACCTCACGACCTTCCGCGCCCTGGTCAAGGAGTGGGCAGACGACCTGGCCCTGCTGGACAAGCTCACCGCCTCCGACTCCCACTTCCTGCTAGGGCCGTGGCTGGAGGACGCCAAGGCCTGGGGCACCACTGCGGCGGAGAAGGCCCAGCTGGAGTACGACGCCCGCTCCGTCCTCACCACCTGGGGCAACACGGAGAATCAGAGCAACGCCGGCGAACTGCACGACTACGGCAACCGTGAACTGTCCGGCCTGATCGGCGACCTCTACGCACCGCGCTGGGCCGCCTACTTCAAGGCCCTGGACACCGCACTGGCCGCGAACACCGCGGCGATCCTCCCCACCGCGGCCGATGCCTTCGCCGGCGACGACCAGTGGGCCAGGAAGACCAACGTCTACCCCACGACCGCCGTGGGCGACCCGTACGCGCTGGCCAAGCAGATCAGCGACACCCTCCCGGCAGTCGCCCTCTCCGGGCCGATCACCAACATCCCCAACAGATGCGTCGACATCCCCAATGCCGATGCCACGAACGGCAAGGCGTTGCAGCTGTACTCCTGCAACACCACGGACGCCCAAACGTGGACGCCCGGTGCCGGTACGATCAATGGCACCAGCACCGACAAGACCATCCGCGCGAAGGGCAGCTGCATGGATGTCCGGGGCGGAGCCGTCACAGCCGGATCCGTCGTTCAGATCTACCAGTGCAACAACACTCCGGCCCAGGACTGGATCAGCAACCCCGACGGAACCCTGAAGAACACCAAGTCGGGCCTGTGCCTGGCTACTGTCGCAGGCAAGACCGACGTCGGCACCGGACTGGAGATCGCCGTCTGCAACGCCAC
Protein-coding regions in this window:
- a CDS encoding carbohydrate ABC transporter permease — its product is MSSSTPATTARTTVRRTYHLAGPAVIVVFAATVVIPFLGITLAALNPPGTIVSGLRWPAEPTLESFTQAWSSAGFGDLLRNSALIALGVVPAALLCSVLAGFAFATMRFVGRNFLFAFLLLGLALPYEAAVVPLYYNFRAVGVTDSPLAVVLALIGLFTPFGTFWMREQFLALPREFVEAAAVDGASSWTTLWRILLPCVRPALVTLGLLFFLWSWNQFLLALILIQNPARRTAPVGLGFFVGAHTIDVPLLAAATLIVMAPVVCVFLFFQRHVIAGILVGAVNG
- a CDS encoding alpha-N-acetylglucosaminidase TIM-barrel domain-containing protein, with the protein product MKRHLRPSVATLLSSCLAAASVLAVTGPTHAATPAFDTAPAAASLTRLLQTKAQQITLVPVAKTAAGDSFSISGASGAIRIEGTSPATLLTGAGWYLKHVAKVDVGWPGDSLGKLPATLPAVPGTITNTAVVAHRYALNDTDDGYSGAYRTFEDYQREIDLLALHGVNEVFVQMGAEYPYYKALQNFGYSAQDLQKWIPQPAHQGWWLLQNMSNTTNNPVSDSLINARAAEGRQIADYLRSLQMTPVLPGYFGTVPTDFKTKNPSATVVPQGTWQAYQRPAWLDPTSPLFRQVAASYYAVQKDKFGDSAMYKMDPIHEAGANTTGMDVPAVGVAIQKALNTAHPEATWAILGWTDNPKPDMIKNLDKTRMLIVDGLSDRYNNLDRETTWGGIPYTFGAIDNFGGHTTIGAATSTWIERFDTWLHKPNSALKGIAYLPEGTGGNPASFDLFTELAWQPAKIDQSAWFADYASRRYGGTDPHATAAWDQLRKGPYSLVTGSSAEPQDSLFTARPGLTVNRAASWSPSAMRYSAGTVQKALTELLQVDSTLRTSDAYKFDLVDTARQALTNRSRVLLPQINTAYNAKNLTTFRALVKEWADDLALLDKLTASDSHFLLGPWLEDAKAWGTTAAEKAQLEYDARSVLTTWGNTENQSNAGELHDYGNRELSGLIGDLYAPRWAAYFKALDTALAANTAAILPTAADAFAGDDQWARKTNVYPTTAVGDPYALAKQISDTLPAVALSGPITNIPNRCVDIPNADATNGKALQLYSCNTTDAQTWTPGAGTINGTSTDKTIRAKGSCMDVRGGAVTAGSVVQIYQCNNTPAQDWISNPDGTLKNTKSGLCLATVAGKTDVGTGLEIAVCNATNAAQRWTLPS
- a CDS encoding carbohydrate ABC transporter permease — protein: MGPHRPTDWRAYLYLAPALAFFTAFVALPWLQTVWLSFFTWDGIATGTWNGLGNYHDVIFDPVLAASLLHAFGFVVFYSVLPISVGLLLAGVMGTRRGHGYSLSRTLFFLPQVVPLVAVGVTWRGMYGSTGIINQILRAVGLGGLTRAWLGDFTWAYVAVGLVGTWAMFGLCLVLFHAGVQRIDTNLYEAARIDGAGPVRGFLSVTLPGLRREIGVATTVTVVAALASFDVVYVTTGGGPGDSTIVPGVLIYRLAFNDGRVGAACALAVVLSAIISAAVLTIGRLTRSHT
- a CDS encoding Gfo/Idh/MocA family protein, whose translation is MSTVPDPTSPTRLLRLMLIGAGARGSAYARYAASTGRAEVVAVAEPDPRRAAEARKAHPNAEFVSEWQHLAARPPRADAVIIATPDRDHAEPAIRFAELGYHLLLEKPMATTERDARAVIDAVRRAGVMLSVCHVLRYTPFTIGVKEIIDAGRLGDIVSVEHLEPVGWWHQAHSYVRGDWRREDLSSPMLLAKSCHDLDWIGYIIGKPARRVSSFGGLMHFRPENRPASATENCLTCPVEPTCPYSAKRLYLGCLGDPEREIWPLDVVTGARTVEGVEEALRDGPYGRCVYACDNDVVDHQVVSLQYEGGATASFTMTAFTPFTHRRTRIFGTHGCLEGDGVKAVLTDFVTGSEQTLVLGTPGSDAGSGGHDGGDEGLMDAFLDAIATGDPSPILSDLVTSLESHRIAWAAERSRHTGAVQPLGN